The Chondrinema litorale genome includes the window TGATTTTCTTCGTACCCGGAATCGGGATAATATCTTCGCCTTGTGCAAGTAACCATGCTAAAGCCAACTGAGCAGCAGTAGTAGATTTTTTAGTAGCAATTTCTTCTAGTTTATCAACCAGTTTTTTGTTTTCGAGAAATGCTTCTTCTTGAAAACGCGGCAAACCTCTACGGAAATCATCATCACCTTTAGGTGCTTCTTTAATGGTTCCAGTGAGCATACCTCTACCAAGTGGACTATAAGGAATAAATGTAATGCCCAATTCGCGACAAGTTGGCAAAATCTCAGCTTCTACATCTCTTGTAAATAATGAGTATTCACTCTGTAATGCTGTAATTTGATGTACTGCGTTGGCTTTTCTTAAAGAGCTTGGTGAAGCTTCTGAAAGTCCCAAATAACGAACTTTGCCTTCTTTTACTAATTCTGCCATCGCACCAACAGTTTCTTCTATAGGAACATTTGGGTCTACTCGGTGGCTATAATATAAATCAATCGTATCGATTCCTAAACGCTTCAAACTTGCTTCACAAGCCTGTTTTACATATTCTGGTCTGCTATCAAAATAAGTTTTGTAGGTTTTCATGTCTTTCGGATCGAAAGCATCATCTACCCTAAAGCCAAATTTTGTAGCGAGAAAAACCTTGTCTCTATTCTTTTGAACTACTTTACCTACCAACTCTTCATTATGGCCAATGCCATACATATCGGCAGTATCCCAAAAGTTTAATCCAATTTCTAATGCATGCTCTAATGTTTCAGTGGAGTGTTTATCGTCTCTGGGGCCATAAGCAAAGCTCATTCCCATACAACCCAAGCCAATGGCCGAAAGTTGCTCTTCGGTATTTACCAATTTCCTGTATTTCATATTACAATTTGGTTAGTGATTCAATATGCCAAAGGTACTTGCAAGTTGAACTGAAGTAGTAGAGTATTTCAAACCAAAAATTGTAAAATTCAAACAGTTTTAATTTATATTGTTTTAATTTCTGAATGTCTTAGGCGTAATGCTGGTTTGCTTTTTAAAGAAGTTATTGAAATAGGAGGGATCATCAAAACCCAAACAATAAGCCACATCAGCGATATTCCAATCTGTATGGTTTAGAATCGCTTTTGCCTCTTGAATGATTTTACTAGTAATGTGCTCTGTGGTCGTTCTGCCAGTTATTTTTTTTACAGCTCTGTTTAAATGATTGGTATGTACGGAAAGCCTGTCGGCAAAGTCGTTGGCACTTTTTAGCTGTAAGGTATATTCTAAAGAAACAGGAAATTGCCTTTCTAATAATTCAAGAAACATGGAGGTAATTCTTGAAGCCGCATTTTTGTGTTTTAGGTAAGAATCTGCCGGTTCCATTTTTAATGCTTCGTGGATTATCAGGTTCATGTAACTTCTTATCAGATCATATTTATACCTATAACCTGTTTCCATCTCAGCCATCATATCTTCATAGATTTTGCTCACTTTTTGTGTTTGTTCATCATCTATAAAGTACACTGGATTTCCTCCAACCTTAAACAATGGATATTGCAAAATACTGTCACTCTGATGATTAGAAGTTACAAAATCCTCTGTAAATAGACAGAAATAACCCGATTGTTCAGTGGAAGTTGCTTCCCACGAATATGGAACATTTGGATTAGAAAACAGTAAAATATTTCTATCAATTTTGAGCCATTTATCTGCATAATACAGCATACCTTTACCGATTACAAGCGAAATTTTATAAAAGTCTCTTCGGTTATAAGGCGTATAATTTTTACAAGCAATTTCATTTCGCTTATACACATTAAAATGCCCCCATTCTTTATTGGCTTGAGGCTCCGTTTCTACACCAACATCTCTTAAAGAAACTCTTTTATAAAACTCATTTATCGTTTCGCTTTTCTGTATCATACCTTAATAGTTTAAGAATCTTTAAAATTAAAAAATAGGGTTACCCATTTAAATCTCAAGGTTGTAAAACCCATACGATCTACAGGATTATCTTAGCTTAAAATAAGCATATATAAGATGAAAATAGATAAAGGATTAACAGAAAAAGCATTTAAAAAAAGGTTTGGGACAAAAGAACAGTGTTTAGCGTATTTACATGATCAGAAATGGAGTGATGGATACCATTGTCGAAAATGTAGGCATACTACTTTTTGTAAAGGCAAACAAGATTTTAGTAAACGATGCACAGCTTGTGGTTATGATGAATCTGCCACAGCTCATACCCTATTCCATAAGTTAAAATTCGGTATAGACACAGCCTTTGCCATGGTTTATGAGATAGTTACCAATAAAAAAGGTGCTAATAGTATTCATTTAGCCCAACGTTTTGGTGTTAGACAAACAACAGCCTGGTTATTTAGACGTAAGGTGCAACAGGCTATGAGCAGTAGCAAAAAGTTTCCCTTAGTGGATCAGGTGCATGTAGATGAGTTTGAGATAGGTACTCCCCAAGAAGGAGAACAAGGTCGCAGCCATTCATACAAAAAAGTAAGAGTAGTGATTGCCATTGAATATAGAGAAGGCAATGCAGGTAGAGGGTATGCTCAACCCATAAAAGACTATAGTGCTAAGAGCTTAAATCCTATATTCAAAGATCATATAAGTAAAAAAGCAGCCATAGTTACAGATGGATGGAGTGGATATAAACCTATCAAAAAGTTATACAAAAACATGCGTTCACAGTTATCAAACAAGGGTGAAAACTTCACCATGTTACACCTGCAAATTAGGAATTTGAAAAATTGGTTGAGAGGCACACATTCCTATTGCGATAAAAGGTTGTTGAATGATTACCTAAACGAATATTTCTTTAGATTTAACCGAAGGAATTTTAGAGAAACCATTCTGGATAAATTACTTGAAAGAATGGTAGAAGCTAAATCTAAAACTTACAGTCAAATTATTTGTGCTGCGACTTAGATGGGTAACCCTATTAAAAAATTCAAACCAAAATAGTATCGGCATTTCCTAGAATCCGAAACTATAGTTTCAGATTCTTCCAAGATATTGCCATATACAGCTATATTATGCTTTTCAAGTTCATCACCTAAGAGAGAATTTTAATAAATTTACTAAACATAAAAATAGGCCAAAACCAATAAGCCATAGTAATACTATCAGATCATCACTTCGTCGAAATCAACATACCAATTGAAAAAATGAAAAGAAGAACGCTACTGAAACAAATTACTACAGGTGCTATGGCTTTGCCTTTAATGGGAGCCCGAGATTTTGAAAAACTTACTTCCAAAACTAAAAACTGGAAAGGGCAATTCAACCTTGACAAAGTGAAAGATGAAACCTTTTGGAAAGAGTTTAAAAAAGATCATTACGATATATCAGACGAATTTATCAATCTGGAAAATGGGCAATTTGGCGTGCAGCCTAAAATGGTGGTAGATGCCTACTGCGAATTTATTAAAAAAGTAAACAGAGAAAACTCAGGTTATACCCGAAATCATTTTTACAAAGAAGACTACAAACCCATTATGGAAACTTTGGCTGAGTTTTCTGGAACTGGAGCTGATGAAATATTAATTACCCGAAATGCTACCGAAGCGCTTAACATTTTAATTCAAGGGATTTCTTTAAAAGCTGGCGATGAAGTAATTCTGCACATGCAAGATTACCCAAGTATGATTGAAGCATTTCAAATGCTTGAGAAAACAAAAGGCATTAAGATTAATAAAATTGAGATTCCATTTATACCTGAGAGCGATGCCGAGATTGTAAAATTATACGAAGATGCCATTACAGATAAAACAAAGTGCATACTTGTAACCCACATGATCCACCTAACCGGGCAAGTAATGCCCGTAAAAGCTATCTCCGATATGGCTAAGAAAAAGGGAATTGATGTAATGGTTGATGCAGCCCATAGCTTTGCCCATCTCGATTTTAAAATTCCTGATTTAGGCTGCGATTTCGTGGGTGTAAACCTCCACAAATGGTTTAGTACTCCACTTGGTATGGGAATGCTTTACGTAAAAAAAGACAGAATAAAAGATTTGAGCCCCATGTTTGGAGACAACACCAAATCAGAAGACAGTATTTATAAACTTGGGCATTTTGGTACAATCTCAGCACCCACTTACCTTACTGTGCCCATTGCTGCTGAGTTTAATAATATGATTACACTACCAGTAAAAGAAGCTCGATTGAGATATTTACAAAACTACTGGTCTAAAGAGATCGAAAGCATGCCCAATGCACAAATGCTCACACCAACAGCTCCTGAAAGAAGCTGTGCCATTGCCACTTTTAAATTGAATAATATGGATGTAAACAAAACCATAAATAGGCTTTATAAAGACTTTGGTGTGTTTACAGTAAGAAGAGATTTACCCGGTGGAGATGCCGGCATTAGGGTAACACCAAACCTTTATATTGGTACAAATGACATTGAAAAATTACTCGAAGGAGTTAACCAGATTAGCAAAGCTTAATTCAAAAAATTAAAGTCTCGTAAAATTTAATACGAGACTTTTCCTCTCTAATTTCCTGTTGAGATGAAAAAATATGTGTAAAAAATACAGTTTTTTTTCAAATTGTATTTATCCGAGACTTACAGCTCTCAAAACGACTTAGAACTAGTTTTTGCATTAAAATTACGAAGAAGTCTCTAGCAGTATTTTCCCATTCTTTAAAAGAATTAGTTTCTAATTAAGACCAAAAATTTAAATTTATCACTAATAATCATTATTATTATTTAACGATTTACTTTTTCTACTTCTCTAAACTGAAGTGGTGAGGTATTGAAATTATATGAAAATGAAATTATTAGCTATTGATATCGACTACATCAGAAAGATGAAAAGGGGAGACGTAGATGCTTTCCAAACCATCTATAATTTATACTGTTCTGATCTTCTTAAATTTGCATTTCACTTCTTAAAAAATAAAGAAGAGGCAGAAGAAGTAGTACAAGACATTTTCTTGAAAATATGGGATAAAAAAGTGCTTATTGATGAGAAGCATTCCTTTAATGGCTTTGTATTTATTATAGCCAAAAGAGTTATTCTAAACAAAATTAGAGCTAAGGTTAAAATAAGAAATGTAGAAATAGTTTCTGAGCACAACACAACCAAGCAAAATGCGCAAGACATCTTAGTTTATAAAGAACTACAAGAACTTTCAGACAAAGCCATTTCGACATTACCAGAAAAAAGAAAGCAAATCTTTATTATGAGTAGAAAGCAGGGATTGTCTAATAAAGAAATTGCCAAACATTTAGGAATTAGCGATAAAACTGTAGAAAATCAGATTGGCTTGGCTTTAAAAAGCATTCGTGAATACTTAACAAAAGCAGAATATTCTTCTGCTATATTAAGCCTATTCCTATTACTTAGTTAGAATTTTCACTTTATAGTACCAATACATACACTGTTAGAACACCTTAGGCAATTAGCTTTAAGGTGTTTTTTTTATAAAATTTAAAAAAAATTAAAATTCTTTTGGGGGGTAGTTTCATAATCGGTGTATTTATAATAAACACAAAGAAATGGCACCGCAAACTATCGAGAAATTATTACGCAAAGTACAAAACGGAACCTGTACAGAAGATGAATTAGCCGCTTTTCATGAATGGATGGCAGAAGAATCCAATAAATCTGATGTAGCAGATTATGTTAAAGATGTGTGGCAAAACATTGACCATCAGGAAGATTTCGACAATGAGACTGATAAATCAAAAATGTGGAATGAGATTCAGACAAAGCTACATTTATCTACCAAAGCAGAATCACCAAAAAGTAACTTTACAATAAATACAGGACTTTTAATGCGTGTAGCCGCAGTGGTACTTCCTTTCATTATTATAGCTGTCTACACTTTTTACCAAAGAAATAACACTTCCATAGCCGATAACACAAAATTTAGAACAATATCCACAGAGAAGGGTATGAAAAAATGGACCACTTTGCCAGATGGTTCTATGGTGTACCTCAACTCTAATTCTTCTATCAGTTTTGCTACAAACTTTTTAGAAAGCAAAGAAAGAATTGTAAAGATGAAAGGAGAAGCTTTTTTTAAAGTACAAAAACTCGACGATAAAAAGCCTTTTAAGGTAATTGCACCTAAAACAACAGTGAAAGTACTCGGGACATCATTTGCAGTGAGAGCATTACCTAAAAATAACAAAGAATACATTGCTGTTTTAACAGGTAAAGTGAATGTGGCGACAGATAATCAAAATATAGATTTGTTGCCTAACGAAATGGTAGAAGTGGGAGACCAAAAACTTGAAAAAGTTGCCTTTGACCCTAATGAGATGTTTTCGTGGAAAGATGGAATACTTTACTATAAAAATGCTTCGATTGACGAAGTGTGGCACAAATTAGAAAACTGGTATGGTGTAGAGTTTCGCTTTGAAGGAAAAAAATCGACACAAAAAGAATTTTCTGGCATGTTTAGAAACGAAGTACTCTCTAATGTACTAGAAGGACTCAGCTTTTCAGCTGGGTTCGATTATAAAATTAATGGCAAAATTGTAAACATTCACTTTAAATAAATTAATATGATTATGAGAAAAAACTACTTAAACTACTCTTACTCAACAGGTTAAAGTCTATATCTTTTCGGGATTTGATTTAATAAAAAAACCCAATGTACAATTGGCTTGGCGGCGATGTACACTGGGCTAGCAACTTAGTTTTTCACTAAATCCATTAAAAATATGATTTTGAAAATTTATAGACAAATTATTATGGTATCCAAATATATAATTTGGGGTATTGCAATTCAATGTATGCTGGCCACACTACTACTTGCCGAAGAAGGCAACGGGCAGAGCATTGAAAATATTTACTTGTCTGTCGAATGTAATAATACATCTTTAACTGATGTACTTGATAAAATAGAAGAGAGAACAGGCTTTAAGTTCGCTTATTTTAAAAGTACTATCAAAGACACCGATAAAATCTCTCTTGAGGCAAAAAATGAATCGCTAGCCACTGTGCTAAAAGATTTAGCTCGGCAAACTAACCTAAAATTTAAAAGGGTTAATTCCAGCATATTTGTAGATAGACGGAAGATGTGGGAGTTCTCTGTAAAAGAAGAAACTTCAGAAGAACTGGTACCACAGATTAGAATTTCTGGAACTGTAATCGCCGAAGAAGATGGAGAACCATTGCCCGGTGTAAACATCGTAATTAGAGGAACTACGAATGGTACCACTACAGACATAAATGGTAAATATAATATTTCGGCTCAGAATGGCGATATTTTGCAATTCAGCTATATTGGTTTTATACCTCAAGAAGTAGAAGTAAACAGCCAAACAAACATAGATATTTCACTCAAAGCCGATCTAGAAGAACTAGAAGAAATCGTAGTAGTTGGATTTGGTGAGCAGCGAAAAGCCAGTTTGGTAAGCTCAGTAGCTTCTGTAAATGTAAAGCAATTAAAAACGCCATCTTCCAACTTAAGTAATGCATTAGCTGGTCGTGTTTCTGGTATAATTTCTTTTCAGCAAAGTGGTGAGCCAGGTTTAGGCACAGATAATTCTACTTTCTTTATTAGAGGTTTATCCACTTTTGGAACAGGTAAAAGAGACCCACTAATTTTGATAGATGGTATTGAATCTACGGTGACAGATATGGCTCGTTTGCAACCAGATGATATTTCTGATTTTTCGGTATTGAAAGATGCAGCAGCAAGTTCCATTTATGGAGCTAGAGGTGCAAATGGGGTAGTGTTGATCAATACCAAGTTGGGTTTAGAAGGTAAAACTAGATTCTTTTTCCGAATGGAAAACAGGATTTCTACCAATACCAAAAACTTCAATCTGGCTGATAACATCACCTATATGAATCTGGAAAACGAGGCAAATACTACACGTACCGAAAACGGTATTGAGCCTTATACCCAAAATAAGATTAATAACACCATGGCCGGGAATGATCAGTATTTGTACCCAGACAACAATTGGATAGATCAACTGCTGAAAGATTATACATACAATCAGGCATTTAACTTAAACATGAGTGGCGGTACCGAAAAAGCCAGATATTTTATTGCAGGTACTTATAATCGCGATAATGGAATTCTAAGAGTAGACCCTATCAACGATTTTAACAACAACATTACTTTAAATAATTACTCTGTGAGGTCAAATATCGACTTAGATATTACTAACACCACAACACTAGTTTTAAGGGTGTATGGCCAGTTTGACGATTATAGAGGACCAATTGATGGTGGTGGAGCTGCTTTTTATAATGCGCTTAACTCTAACCCAGTAATGTTTCCGGCAGTGTACCCAAAAGAAAAGTTGCCTTATGTAAATCATCCGCTTTTCGGTTCAGAACAAGTTTTGAGTAACAACCAACAAGAAACAGGGGTTTTATTTGCAAATCCTTATGCCGAGATGGTAAAAGGGTACCAAACCTATAAAAGGTCAAACTTAAACCCTCAGTTGGAGGTAAAACAAGACTTAAAGTTTATAACAGATGGGCTTAAGTTTAGAGGAATGACTTATTTAAAAAGGACATCATTTGTAAGTCAAAATCGTTTTTACAATCCATTCTATTATAAAGCCATTATAAACCCAAGCGATGGCAATTATAACCTACAAGTATTAAACGATGGAGGCCAAAACTCACTAGGTACAACCGGTACAGAATATCTCAATTATAATGAAGGAGACAAAACTGTAGAGTCTCAGTTTTGGTTACAAGGTGCTTTAGAATATAACCAAATTTTTAATGCCAAACATTCTGTTGGTGGCTTATTACTTTCTTATATTTCTCATTACGAAATAGGAAACCCGGGTACACTTATCGAATCTTTACCAAGTAGAAATATGGGCGTTTCTGGTAGATTCACCTATGGTTATAACGACAAATACATGGTCGAGCTAAATTTTGGCTATAATGGCTCAGAGCGATTTGCCAAGAAAAACCGATTTGGGTTCTTCCCATCTGCAGGTTTGGCATATAATATCTCAAAAGAAAACTTTTTTGCGCCATTGCTGCCTGTAATCTCAAACCTAAAATTTAGAGCTACTTATGGTGTAGTAGGTAATGACCAAATAGGCGAAAAAGACGAAAGATTTCTTTACCTCTCAAATGTAAATTTGAACAATGGTGATTACGGTGCTGTATTTGGTAAAAACGATGGTGCAGCTGAATATTACAGAAATGGCGTTTCTATATCAAGATACTCTAATGATGATATTACTTGGGAAGAATCTAGACAAGTTAATTTAGGTATAGATTTAGGCCTAGCTAATAACTCCATAGAATTAATTGCGGATGTATTTAAGCAAGAGCGTTCACAAATACTTCAAGCAATTTCTTATACAGATAATGCCACAGGATTGATGGCTACACCACGATCAAACTATGGTAAGGCAGAAAGTAAAGGCGTTGATTTATCTTTAACGATTAATAAAAGTATAAACAGAAATCTGGATATAAGTTTAAGAGGTACCTTTACCTATGCCACTAGTAAAGCCATCAAAATTGATGAAATTGCATTTCAAGAAAACCTAGCACATTTATCTAGAATAGGCCAGCCGCTTAACCAGCAATGGGGTTATATTGCAGAACGGCTTTTTGTAGATGATGAAGAAGTAGCTAACTCACCCGTTCAATTTGGTTATACTAACCTAAAGGCAGGAGACATCAAATATAGAGATGTAACTGGTGATGGCGTAGTAAATTCTGATGATGTAGTGCCTATTGGTTTTCCTACTCAACCTGAGATTATATATGGTTTTGGAGCTTCTGTTTTTTATAAAGATTTCGACTTTAATTTCTACTTCCAAGGGGCTGGTCGTTCAACGTTCTTTATTGATCCTTATGCCATTCAACCATTCTTTAAATATCAACAAGACTATAATGAAAATAATGTAAATAGGGTATATCAAAGAGGATTGTTGCAAGCTATTGCAGATGATCATTGGTCTGAAGAAAACAGAGACTTATATGCATTCTGGCCAAGGTTTAGTACTGGTTTAGTTAATTCTAATAATGTTCAATCTACTTGGTGGATGCGCAATGGTAGTTTTATTCGATTAAAAAGTGTGGATATAGGTTACAATTTCGAAATACCAAAAATCGGCATAGAAGCCATGAGGGTTTATTTCTCTGCCACCAACCTTTTTATTCTAAGCAAATTTGACTTATGGGATGTGGAGATGGGAGGAAACGGTTTGAAATATCCGATTCAGTCAACATACAACTTAGGCTTTTCACTTAACTTCTAATTTGAGTTATATTATGAAAAACAGCATACAAACAAGCGAAAAATGCTCAAAGGCATTTAAAACTCTATTCAGAAAATTCGCTATTAAACCGATATATAAATTATCCACTATCATTCTTCTATTCACATCAGGAATATTCTATTCTTGTGAAGAATATTTGAACATAGTTCCCGATAATGTTGCAACTATAGATAATGCCTTTACTTTAAGAAATGAGGCTGAAAAATATCTTTTTACCTGCTATTCATACTTACCAAAACATGGAGATGGCTGGTATAATGTAGGAATGATGGGCGCCGACGAAATCATTTTACCACAAGCTACAGAAGGTCAGTGGCATGCCGCATTTAGAATTGCAATGGGTCAGCAAAACACCGATAACCCATATTTTAATGAATGGGCAGGCACCAACAAAGGTGGTGGAGCAGGTTACGATTGGCTCAAAATATTCACAGGTATGCGCCACTGTAATACTTTTATCGAAAAAATATCTGATGAAAACAATGCTCCAGATTTGAGTTTAAACGAAAGAGCAAGATGGTTAGCAGAGGCTAAATTTTTAAATGCCTATTATCACTATCATTTGTTTAGGATGTATGGTCCTATTCCAATTATGGATGGTGTACAAGAAATTACAGAAGAGCCAACAGCACACAGAATGCCGGTTGATTCAGTAGTAAACTTTATCACCAATTCTATAGATGAATCACTGGAAAACCTTCCTGAAAGAATTATCGCCGAAAACACAGAGTTTGGCAGAATTACCAAACCCATTGCATTAGCCATAAAAGCTAAAACATTGTTATATGCTGCTAGTCCTTTGTTTAATGGAAATACAGATTATGCCAATTTTACAGACAAAGAAGGCGTACAATTATTTAATTCTACTTATGATGTAACAAAGTGGGAACGAGCAAGAGATGCCATTAAAGTAGCCATTGAATCTGCCGAACAAAACGGACATGCCTTGTACGAATATACCAATGATGTACTTAACTTGAGCGACACTACAAAAACGCAGTTAAGTATAAGAAATGCCGTAACCGAAAGGTGGAACGAAGAAGTAGTTTGGGGGCTTTCTAATAGTTACTTCTTTAACCATAACTTGGCGATGCCACCTATGGTTGGAGGAACAGGCACCTCAACCAGTAGATTTGTTTTAGGAGGAATATGGGCTGTCCCAATCAAAATTGCCAAAATGTTTTATTCCAAAAATGGGGTTCCTATTGAAGAAGATAAAACACTGGATTTTAGCGATTATCTTTCTTTAAGAATAGCCACTACAGAAGAGAAATTCAATATCTACCCTTCTTTTGAAACAGCCCGATTAAATTTTGATCGAGAACCACGCTTTTACGCAGACTTGGGATTCGATGGTGGTATGTGGTACATGAAAGACGGAAATGCCAATGGCAATGATCAAGAAAACTATCACATCGAAAGTAAAAATGCCGAGTCTGCCGGTTATGGTCATTTTACTAACTGGAACGAAACAGGTTATTTTGTTAAGAAACTGGTACACTGGGAGTCTTCGACTTCAGGTTCTACTGATCCTAGTTGGTTAAGTTACCCATGGCCAGAAGTTAGAATGGCAGACTTGTATTTAATGTATGCAGAAGCACTCAACGAGGCTGAGCCGGCTTCTACTGTTGCTATCGAATATTTAGATAGAGTAAGAAGTAGAGCTGGATTAGAAGGTGTTGCAGAGTCGTGGAGTACTTATTCCAATAACCCATCAAAATACACAACGCAAGATGGACTAAGAGAAATAATCCATCAAGAAAGAATGATCGAAATGGCATTTGAAGGAAAACGTTTCTGGGATTTACGCAGATGGAAAAAAGCTGCCGAAGAGTTAAACAAAGATATTACTGGTTTAAACATCTATGGCAAGACTTCAGAAACCTACAACACCGAAAGAGTAATATTTACACAAGAGTTTATTACTCCGCGAGACTATTTGTGGCCAATTGGCAACTACGATATAAGAAGAAATCCAAATCTGGTTGAAAACCCCGGGTGGTAATCAGCTATCAGTAAATCAGTTTTGGTAATTAATTTTTTCAATAAAAGCATTGATGAAAATGAAAGTAAATAAATTAAAAATATTGACTTATATATTCGTAGTCGCCATTGTTATTATCTCATGCGACGAAGAATTAGAGTTTAGAGAACCTACCACTACAAATGGAACTATTCCACAACAAGTTTCAGAAGTAACAGTAGAAAATCTTCCGGGTAAAGCCCGCATAACTTACACACTTCCAGACGACAGTAATCTATTGTATGTAAAAGCAACTTATACGCTTTCTAACGGTGAAGTTCACGAAGCAAAATCTTCTTATTTCTCAGACGAGTTACTAATAGAAGGCTTTGCCGATACACTCACTCACGATGTTGAAATTGTGTCTGTTAGTAGGAGTGAAGTGTCTTCTGAACCTGTATTTGCAACAATACAACCATTAGAAGCGCCAATCTGGAAAGTATTTAGAAGTATCGATGTTATAAATGCATTTGGAGGATACAACTTAAGTGCAAACAACGAACATGAAGAAGATATCTCC containing:
- a CDS encoding RagB/SusD family nutrient uptake outer membrane protein, with amino-acid sequence MKNSIQTSEKCSKAFKTLFRKFAIKPIYKLSTIILLFTSGIFYSCEEYLNIVPDNVATIDNAFTLRNEAEKYLFTCYSYLPKHGDGWYNVGMMGADEIILPQATEGQWHAAFRIAMGQQNTDNPYFNEWAGTNKGGGAGYDWLKIFTGMRHCNTFIEKISDENNAPDLSLNERARWLAEAKFLNAYYHYHLFRMYGPIPIMDGVQEITEEPTAHRMPVDSVVNFITNSIDESLENLPERIIAENTEFGRITKPIALAIKAKTLLYAASPLFNGNTDYANFTDKEGVQLFNSTYDVTKWERARDAIKVAIESAEQNGHALYEYTNDVLNLSDTTKTQLSIRNAVTERWNEEVVWGLSNSYFFNHNLAMPPMVGGTGTSTSRFVLGGIWAVPIKIAKMFYSKNGVPIEEDKTLDFSDYLSLRIATTEEKFNIYPSFETARLNFDREPRFYADLGFDGGMWYMKDGNANGNDQENYHIESKNAESAGYGHFTNWNETGYFVKKLVHWESSTSGSTDPSWLSYPWPEVRMADLYLMYAEALNEAEPASTVAIEYLDRVRSRAGLEGVAESWSTYSNNPSKYTTQDGLREIIHQERMIEMAFEGKRFWDLRRWKKAAEELNKDITGLNIYGKTSETYNTERVIFTQEFITPRDYLWPIGNYDIRRNPNLVENPGW
- a CDS encoding TonB-dependent receptor, whose protein sequence is MLATLLLAEEGNGQSIENIYLSVECNNTSLTDVLDKIEERTGFKFAYFKSTIKDTDKISLEAKNESLATVLKDLARQTNLKFKRVNSSIFVDRRKMWEFSVKEETSEELVPQIRISGTVIAEEDGEPLPGVNIVIRGTTNGTTTDINGKYNISAQNGDILQFSYIGFIPQEVEVNSQTNIDISLKADLEELEEIVVVGFGEQRKASLVSSVASVNVKQLKTPSSNLSNALAGRVSGIISFQQSGEPGLGTDNSTFFIRGLSTFGTGKRDPLILIDGIESTVTDMARLQPDDISDFSVLKDAAASSIYGARGANGVVLINTKLGLEGKTRFFFRMENRISTNTKNFNLADNITYMNLENEANTTRTENGIEPYTQNKINNTMAGNDQYLYPDNNWIDQLLKDYTYNQAFNLNMSGGTEKARYFIAGTYNRDNGILRVDPINDFNNNITLNNYSVRSNIDLDITNTTTLVLRVYGQFDDYRGPIDGGGAAFYNALNSNPVMFPAVYPKEKLPYVNHPLFGSEQVLSNNQQETGVLFANPYAEMVKGYQTYKRSNLNPQLEVKQDLKFITDGLKFRGMTYLKRTSFVSQNRFYNPFYYKAIINPSDGNYNLQVLNDGGQNSLGTTGTEYLNYNEGDKTVESQFWLQGALEYNQIFNAKHSVGGLLLSYISHYEIGNPGTLIESLPSRNMGVSGRFTYGYNDKYMVELNFGYNGSERFAKKNRFGFFPSAGLAYNISKENFFAPLLPVISNLKFRATYGVVGNDQIGEKDERFLYLSNVNLNNGDYGAVFGKNDGAAEYYRNGVSISRYSNDDITWEESRQVNLGIDLGLANNSIELIADVFKQERSQILQAISYTDNATGLMATPRSNYGKAESKGVDLSLTINKSINRNLDISLRGTFTYATSKAIKIDEIAFQENLAHLSRIGQPLNQQWGYIAERLFVDDEEVANSPVQFGYTNLKAGDIKYRDVTGDGVVNSDDVVPIGFPTQPEIIYGFGASVFYKDFDFNFYFQGAGRSTFFIDPYAIQPFFKYQQDYNENNVNRVYQRGLLQAIADDHWSEENRDLYAFWPRFSTGLVNSNNVQSTWWMRNGSFIRLKSVDIGYNFEIPKIGIEAMRVYFSATNLFILSKFDLWDVEMGGNGLKYPIQSTYNLGFSLNF